The following coding sequences lie in one Armatimonadota bacterium genomic window:
- a CDS encoding HAMP domain-containing protein, whose product MKTFDNLKLSKKFGVSFGAMLGLMGILGGTAFYGFSRLAANTNVFKVDIVPGQAAAAGLDNSVMDIYVALNVATTNYNSVHKEEAIRKFREAIGREDKILKDYDVTITLPDDRKNFDEFKQRYDVFSKAATKFVDHVEAGTPEAQLKDEYATLEASYQDIDAISSQIVDWNRDHGFSQIAHAEHRSDITLKQMAGVLLFAIAVGLFFAIKMTRLITGSIAQVAEGLRSLATKCVPWLNEGLSSLAQGDLTKRITPVSKAVENPSKDEIGQMATVFNEMLEQVKGAISGFNQANDNLSDLISQVDSSVQTVSGNSDHVASSATEVSAGATQITAGSESLAVSATEAAAIVEELQAQVNEVSQSSEQQAAAVTQASGALDEAALGIQKVDEAAKEMSQFASQGNSAVVDSVQAMESLKELIEVSSSKVLELNQASEEIGNIVSTIESIADQTNLLALNAAIEAARAGEHGRGFAVVADEVRKLAEQSGHATKEIATIIQSVRHIVQEAVESMSTTAVNASDGVRKSEAAGQALANILEAVDRVVSYAKEVDSVTSEATKAMANVAQSAQYNLSSAKEMEVGTHKVSRAIGEVASVSEESAACAEELSQGIASVSQSAGELNLMAADLRERIGKFKVVSNDRPNLKVA is encoded by the coding sequence ATGAAGACTTTCGACAATCTCAAACTCTCTAAGAAGTTCGGGGTTTCTTTTGGGGCGATGTTGGGCCTGATGGGCATTCTAGGCGGAACGGCGTTCTATGGGTTCTCCCGACTAGCAGCCAATACTAACGTATTCAAAGTCGATATCGTGCCTGGTCAGGCCGCAGCCGCAGGTCTCGACAACTCAGTGATGGATATCTACGTGGCGCTCAACGTCGCAACAACAAACTACAATAGCGTCCATAAAGAGGAAGCGATCAGAAAATTCCGCGAGGCGATTGGGCGCGAAGACAAGATTCTCAAGGATTACGACGTCACAATTACGCTCCCTGACGATCGAAAGAATTTCGATGAATTCAAACAAAGGTACGACGTATTTTCCAAGGCAGCGACGAAATTTGTCGACCACGTGGAGGCTGGCACCCCGGAGGCTCAACTCAAGGATGAATACGCGACTCTCGAAGCCTCCTACCAAGATATCGACGCAATTTCATCCCAAATCGTGGACTGGAACCGTGATCACGGCTTTAGCCAAATCGCGCATGCCGAACATCGGTCCGATATCACGCTGAAGCAGATGGCCGGTGTGCTTCTATTTGCGATTGCAGTTGGTCTCTTCTTTGCCATCAAGATGACAAGGTTGATTACCGGATCGATCGCTCAAGTGGCCGAAGGGCTTCGTTCGCTGGCCACCAAATGCGTACCGTGGTTAAACGAAGGGCTTTCCTCGCTGGCCCAGGGAGACCTCACCAAGCGCATCACTCCCGTCAGCAAAGCCGTGGAGAACCCTTCGAAGGACGAAATCGGTCAGATGGCAACCGTGTTTAACGAAATGCTTGAGCAAGTGAAGGGGGCAATCTCCGGCTTCAACCAAGCCAACGACAATCTGAGCGATCTCATTTCCCAAGTCGACTCCAGCGTGCAAACCGTCTCCGGTAACAGCGACCACGTCGCCTCCTCTGCAACCGAGGTGAGCGCTGGCGCAACCCAAATTACGGCTGGAAGCGAATCGCTGGCTGTCAGCGCCACCGAAGCTGCCGCCATCGTTGAAGAGCTTCAGGCTCAGGTGAACGAAGTAAGCCAGAGTAGCGAGCAGCAGGCCGCCGCCGTGACCCAAGCATCCGGCGCTCTTGACGAAGCGGCTTTGGGAATCCAGAAGGTCGACGAGGCCGCAAAGGAAATGTCGCAATTTGCCTCGCAAGGCAATAGCGCCGTCGTGGACAGCGTTCAGGCGATGGAAAGCCTGAAGGAGCTGATCGAAGTTTCCTCATCCAAGGTTCTCGAACTCAATCAGGCGAGCGAAGAAATCGGCAACATCGTCAGCACGATCGAGAGCATTGCCGACCAGACCAATCTTCTGGCCCTTAACGCGGCTATTGAAGCCGCCCGAGCCGGGGAGCACGGACGCGGATTTGCCGTCGTCGCCGACGAAGTTCGAAAGCTGGCGGAGCAGTCGGGCCATGCCACGAAAGAAATCGCGACGATCATCCAGTCGGTGCGGCACATCGTTCAGGAAGCCGTCGAATCGATGTCGACGACCGCCGTCAACGCCAGCGATGGAGTTCGAAAGAGTGAAGCCGCCGGCCAAGCCCTCGCCAATATCCTTGAAGCTGTCGATCGTGTGGTCAGCTATGCCAAGGAGGTCGACTCTGTCACCAGTGAAGCCACGAAGGCCATGGCTAATGTCGCCCAATCGGCTCAATACAATCTCAGTTCCGCTAAAGAAATGGAAGTCGGCACCCATAAGGTCTCTCGCGCCATCGGCGAGGTCGCCTCGGTCAGCGAAGAGTCCGCTGCTTGTGCCGAAGAGCTGAGCCAAG